A single Methylomonas sp. AM2-LC DNA region contains:
- a CDS encoding peptide chain release factor 3: MQLTETNRRRTFAIISHPDAGKTTITEKLLLFGGAIQLAGSVKGRKAARHATSDWMEMEKERGISVTTSVMQFEHNDCIINLLDTPGHEDFSEDTYRTLTAVDSALMVIDVAKGVEDRTIKLMEVCRLRDTPILTFINKMDREGREPIELLDEVETVLKIQCAPMTWPIGMGKRFKGVYQLYKDEILLFSAQHGGRIAKAEIINGLDNPKLDELIGDQAAELREEIELVKGASHEFDLQKYLAGEQTPVFFGSAINNFGIIELLDAFAEYAPGPRPRQAEQREVQPDEEKFTGFVFKIQANMDPAHRDRVAFMRICSGKFDTGMKMNHVRIGKNIQVANAITFQADSRTNVEEAYPGDIIGLHNHGTIQVGDTFTQGETLKFGGIPYFAPELFRRVVLKDPLRAKALQKGLIQLTEEGATQLFRPLRNNDLILGAVGVLQFDVTAHRLKSEYNVECVYDAIAINTVRWVTAKNPAKLEEFRNKAFDNLAEDGGGFLVYVANSRVNLQLTEERWPDIHFSATREL, from the coding sequence ATGCAACTCACCGAAACAAACAGACGACGCACATTTGCCATTATTTCTCATCCAGACGCCGGCAAGACGACTATCACCGAAAAATTGCTGTTGTTTGGGGGTGCTATACAGTTGGCGGGATCGGTAAAAGGACGTAAGGCTGCGCGCCATGCTACTTCCGACTGGATGGAAATGGAAAAAGAGCGTGGTATTTCTGTCACAACCTCTGTTATGCAGTTTGAACATAACGACTGCATTATTAATCTATTAGATACACCGGGGCATGAAGACTTTTCGGAAGATACCTATCGTACCTTAACGGCGGTGGATTCTGCACTGATGGTGATTGATGTTGCCAAAGGTGTTGAAGATAGAACCATTAAATTGATGGAAGTGTGCCGCCTGCGAGATACACCGATTTTAACTTTTATCAATAAAATGGATCGCGAGGGCCGTGAACCCATTGAATTACTGGACGAAGTTGAAACAGTATTAAAAATACAGTGCGCACCAATGACTTGGCCTATTGGCATGGGCAAACGCTTTAAAGGTGTTTATCAACTGTATAAAGACGAAATTTTGCTGTTCAGCGCTCAACACGGTGGACGTATTGCCAAAGCGGAAATCATTAATGGTCTGGACAATCCAAAACTGGACGAGCTAATAGGTGATCAGGCCGCTGAATTGCGCGAAGAAATTGAGTTAGTGAAAGGTGCCAGTCATGAATTTGATTTGCAAAAATATTTGGCAGGCGAACAAACCCCGGTGTTTTTTGGTTCGGCCATCAACAATTTTGGCATTATTGAGTTGTTGGATGCGTTTGCCGAATATGCACCTGGCCCTAGACCACGCCAGGCAGAGCAACGCGAAGTACAGCCTGATGAGGAAAAATTTACCGGCTTTGTGTTTAAAATACAAGCAAATATGGACCCGGCACATCGAGATCGGGTGGCATTTATGCGCATCTGCTCGGGCAAATTTGATACCGGTATGAAGATGAACCATGTGCGTATTGGCAAAAACATTCAGGTAGCTAACGCGATTACTTTTCAGGCAGATAGCCGTACCAATGTTGAGGAAGCTTATCCCGGCGATATTATTGGCTTGCACAACCACGGTACTATTCAGGTGGGCGATACTTTTACCCAGGGCGAAACCTTAAAGTTTGGCGGTATTCCCTATTTTGCACCTGAGCTATTTCGGCGCGTGGTTTTAAAAGATCCGTTACGGGCCAAAGCCTTGCAAAAAGGTTTGATTCAGTTAACGGAGGAAGGAGCTACGCAGTTATTCCGTCCGCTACGCAATAACGATTTGATTTTGGGCGCGGTGGGGGTTTTGCAGTTTGATGTAACAGCACATCGCTTAAAAAGCGAATATAACGTGGAATGCGTTTACGATGCCATTGCCATTAATACAGTACGCTGGGTTACTGCCAAAAATCCAGCCAAACTGGAAGAGTTTAGAAACAAGGCATTTGATAATTTAGCGGAAGACGGTGGCGGGTTTTTGGTGTATGTTGCCAACAGCCGGGTTAATCTACAATTGACAGAAGAACGCTGGCCGGATATTCATTTTAGTGCTACCCGAGAATTGTAA
- a CDS encoding TonB family protein, translating into MKRLTKNLTSNLSYPALQPEHYDRMLFLVALLVLLLHVSVFLVYKQSAQPQPVSAQVMPFKLEVSMIPEPEAKPSAAAHTPELKPQPKEKEKPKPVTEKKPPEAQKPEDFASLKQLIENQPHKEVARSVQYQPDSRSVKAVSSTLIHPRPKKPNAIDNFPESDEHNVSPEYPDEAAFLGYQGTAVIKINVSAKGMSSGVELLHSSGHKMLDDSAAKALKLWKFTPTHQPDSVIIVVNYILR; encoded by the coding sequence ATGAAACGTTTGACAAAGAACCTGACCAGTAACTTGTCATACCCTGCCCTGCAGCCAGAACACTACGACAGAATGTTGTTTCTAGTGGCTTTGTTGGTATTACTATTGCACGTTTCAGTTTTCCTGGTGTATAAACAGTCAGCACAGCCGCAACCTGTTTCTGCGCAGGTAATGCCGTTTAAGCTGGAAGTGAGCATGATTCCAGAACCAGAAGCAAAACCCAGCGCTGCGGCACATACGCCAGAATTAAAACCACAACCTAAAGAGAAAGAAAAACCAAAACCTGTCACAGAAAAAAAGCCACCAGAGGCGCAAAAACCTGAAGATTTTGCCAGCCTTAAACAATTAATTGAAAACCAACCGCATAAAGAAGTAGCAAGGTCGGTGCAATATCAGCCAGACTCGCGCTCAGTTAAAGCGGTTTCGTCGACACTGATACACCCCCGCCCCAAAAAACCTAATGCTATTGATAATTTTCCGGAAAGCGATGAGCATAATGTCAGCCCGGAATATCCAGATGAAGCGGCTTTTTTAGGTTATCAGGGCACCGCTGTTATCAAAATTAATGTATCCGCAAAAGGTATGAGTAGCGGTGTAGAGCTGTTACACAGTAGCGGCCATAAAATGCTGGACGACTCGGCCGCTAAAGCACTTAAACTATGGAAGTTTACCCCTACCCATCAGCCTGACTCTGTAATTATTGTGGTTAATTACATTTTGCGATAG
- a CDS encoding methyltransferase domain-containing protein yields the protein MNTAQVKQHAELIIEQFSKQATPFGQVPGHLQSILLLLEIADVKNSDTVLDLACGPGIVACEFAKIAKHVTGLDVTPAMLAEAKHRQDNNAQENLTWIEGDAGALPFPEESFSVVITRYSFHHLLDPETTLAEMHRVCKPGGRLVVADVIMQAERSAAFDRLEKLRDPSHHHALTEEEFVDLLNRSGLKNIRYIDYGVDIGLEELLQASFPNPNDVSLIRQLIINDIGINALGINARNENGAIRYNLPIRVYAADCV from the coding sequence ATGAACACCGCCCAAGTAAAACAACATGCAGAGCTTATTATTGAACAATTCTCAAAGCAAGCAACGCCTTTTGGTCAAGTACCCGGCCACTTGCAATCTATCTTATTACTATTGGAAATTGCAGATGTCAAAAATTCTGATACGGTATTAGACTTAGCCTGCGGACCAGGAATTGTGGCATGTGAGTTTGCAAAAATTGCCAAACACGTCACTGGTTTGGATGTTACGCCTGCCATGTTGGCTGAAGCCAAACACAGACAAGACAACAATGCTCAGGAAAACTTGACTTGGATTGAGGGGGATGCCGGAGCCTTGCCCTTTCCAGAGGAAAGCTTTTCCGTAGTCATTACACGTTATAGCTTTCATCATCTACTTGACCCTGAAACTACATTGGCCGAAATGCACCGTGTCTGCAAACCCGGCGGTAGACTGGTGGTTGCAGATGTTATTATGCAGGCAGAAAGGTCAGCAGCATTTGATCGGCTTGAAAAGCTTAGAGACCCTTCTCATCATCACGCGCTTACCGAAGAAGAATTTGTGGATTTGTTAAATCGCTCAGGCTTAAAAAACATACGTTATATAGATTATGGCGTAGATATCGGATTAGAAGAACTGTTACAGGCTTCTTTCCCAAATCCAAATGATGTGAGCTTAATTCGGCAATTAATTATCAATGACATTGGCATCAATGCTTTGGGAATTAATGCTCGTAACGAAAATGGTGCAATCCGATATAACTTACCCATACGCGTTTACGCTGCTGATTGCGTTTAA
- a CDS encoding helix-turn-helix transcriptional regulator: MNKGKLTTLPPVELGYRISVEHPVIPLQMQVSRAGCAAPHAHPRGQLIYASSGVMRIVCSGNSWVTPPTQAVWIPAMVEHEVYFPGDVTMYSMFIDPGFAERLPKSCIVLKVSTLLHELIQRAANYGENYRINDNCYRLMIVLIDEIAQAESTDIHLPSAKDLRLLRVLDALMLNPDKNQGLEALAKIANTSSRTLARLFVNETGLTFGQWRKRLILHIALSRLAEGESVTQVAIDLGYESISAFIDMFRSTLGNTPGHYFKSQNHTV; the protein is encoded by the coding sequence ATGAATAAGGGAAAACTGACAACTTTGCCTCCTGTTGAACTTGGCTATCGAATTTCGGTGGAACATCCGGTTATCCCATTACAGATGCAAGTTTCAAGAGCGGGTTGTGCGGCCCCGCATGCACATCCAAGGGGGCAATTGATTTACGCCAGTAGTGGTGTCATGCGAATTGTTTGTTCAGGTAATAGCTGGGTAACACCGCCAACCCAAGCAGTGTGGATACCGGCAATGGTTGAACATGAAGTCTATTTTCCCGGCGATGTCACTATGTATAGCATGTTTATTGATCCTGGCTTTGCAGAAAGACTACCAAAATCGTGCATTGTGCTTAAGGTATCGACACTGCTACACGAATTGATTCAAAGAGCGGCAAACTATGGCGAGAATTATCGAATCAATGATAATTGCTATCGGTTAATGATTGTGTTGATTGATGAAATTGCGCAAGCAGAAAGCACTGATATTCATTTGCCGTCTGCAAAAGATTTAAGACTGTTAAGAGTATTGGACGCGCTTATGCTAAATCCTGATAAAAATCAGGGGCTGGAAGCGCTTGCCAAAATAGCAAATACCAGTAGCCGCACACTGGCTAGACTTTTTGTGAATGAAACTGGACTCACCTTTGGACAATGGCGAAAACGATTAATATTGCACATTGCCTTATCACGTTTGGCAGAAGGCGAAAGTGTCACTCAGGTAGCCATTGATTTAGGTTACGAAAGCATCAGTGCTTTTATTGATATGTTTCGTAGCACTTTAGGAAACACACCAGGACACTATTTTAAGAGTCAAAATCACACTGTGTAA
- a CDS encoding SlyX family protein has protein sequence MNEERIIELEIKQAYQEELIQVLNQVVAGHQQQIVKLEETCKLLNDKIKSLAYSGRELGSADERPPHY, from the coding sequence ATGAACGAAGAAAGAATCATAGAGCTGGAAATAAAACAGGCGTATCAAGAAGAGTTGATTCAAGTCCTTAATCAGGTGGTTGCTGGTCACCAGCAACAAATCGTTAAACTGGAAGAAACCTGTAAATTATTAAATGACAAGATCAAAAGCTTGGCTTATTCTGGCAGAGAATTGGGATCGGCCGACGAAAGACCACCGCATTACTGA
- a CDS encoding DUF6763 family protein has protein sequence MTTIADPVIGRWYKDFENNLTFKVVAIEGNDESIAVQYANGDLGEYDGEAWYNSTFDYIEDPEDWSAPFDEIELDDLGYSDTDRHTRADSEDLDISDFLDDE, from the coding sequence ATGACTACTATTGCAGACCCAGTTATAGGCCGTTGGTACAAAGATTTTGAAAACAATCTCACATTCAAAGTGGTTGCCATTGAAGGGAATGATGAGTCGATTGCCGTGCAGTATGCCAATGGCGATTTAGGTGAATACGATGGCGAGGCCTGGTATAACTCTACTTTCGATTACATTGAAGACCCGGAAGACTGGAGCGCCCCTTTTGATGAAATTGAACTTGATGATCTGGGGTATAGCGATACTGATCGTCATACTCGCGCGGATAGTGAAGATTTGGACATTAGTGACTTTCTGGATGATGAGTAA
- a CDS encoding ATPase has protein sequence MKMTPQQFLDWESKSITLLAMSGAGKTTLSNKLPKDKWFHYSGDYRIGTKYLEEAILDNIKQQAMGVPFLRDLLKSDSIYICSNITVENLAPVSSFLGKIGNPNLGGLSLAEFKRRQALHHQAEINAMNDVPEFIHKAEAIYGYKHFINDAGGSVCELDNPEVLATLAEHTVLVYIKIPESLEQTIIDRAKLDPKPLYYRPAFVDEKLHDFMQINGYSSTDEINPDAFVSWVFPQLFKSRVPRYEAIAQQYGYTVSAEAVAKVTSEEDFMALIADAMAHQHV, from the coding sequence ATGAAAATGACTCCGCAACAATTTTTGGACTGGGAATCCAAGAGTATTACCCTGCTGGCAATGTCGGGCGCAGGCAAAACCACGTTATCGAATAAACTTCCCAAAGATAAATGGTTTCATTATTCTGGCGACTACCGGATTGGTACCAAATACCTTGAAGAAGCCATTCTGGATAATATTAAACAACAAGCCATGGGCGTTCCATTTTTACGGGATTTACTAAAATCAGATTCGATTTATATTTGCAGTAATATCACGGTGGAAAATTTGGCACCTGTTTCCAGTTTTCTGGGCAAAATTGGTAATCCAAACCTGGGTGGTTTATCGTTGGCGGAGTTTAAGCGCCGCCAAGCTTTACATCATCAAGCAGAAATTAATGCTATGAATGATGTACCTGAATTTATTCATAAAGCAGAAGCCATTTATGGTTACAAGCATTTTATAAACGATGCAGGCGGCAGTGTTTGCGAACTGGATAACCCAGAAGTACTGGCAACGCTGGCCGAGCATACCGTGCTGGTTTACATTAAAATTCCGGAATCTCTAGAGCAAACCATCATAGACCGCGCCAAACTGGATCCCAAACCACTTTACTACCGTCCGGCATTTGTCGACGAAAAACTGCACGACTTTATGCAAATTAATGGCTATAGCTCTACCGATGAAATAAACCCAGATGCTTTTGTGAGCTGGGTATTTCCGCAGCTATTTAAATCGCGCGTTCCCCGCTACGAAGCTATCGCACAACAGTATGGTTACACTGTCAGTGCGGAAGCAGTTGCCAAAGTCACTAGCGAAGAGGATTTTATGGCTCTGATAGCTGATGCAATGGCGCACCAACACGTATAA
- a CDS encoding homoserine O-succinyltransferase produces the protein MPLVAHTALPTFQRLQEEGEEILSAERAEHQSIRELHIGLLNLMPDAALEATERQFFRLVGACNQIAQFHVHPFTIEGLPRGTQAQEHINKYYESFAQIREDGLDALVISGANVTKAHLQEEAFWEPLIEVFTWANENVTSILCSCLATHAVFQYCYGIERSRLPDKRWGVFSHKVIDRSHPLMAEINTRFDVPHSRYNEIFQTDMEKFGLKILVASKEAGVHLAVSPDGFRIVYFQGHPEYDDISLLKEYKREVLRYYRYEREDYPPYPAHYFDTEVQQLLSDYCHEVNYAKQHGTDLARMPEDQIIKHLDNTWRDSAKAVFNNWLGKVYQITNEDRRLPFMDDIDPNNPLGL, from the coding sequence ATGCCCCTAGTTGCACATACCGCATTACCTACTTTTCAACGTTTACAGGAAGAAGGCGAAGAAATTCTTTCTGCCGAACGCGCTGAACATCAATCCATCCGTGAACTACATATCGGCTTATTAAATCTGATGCCGGATGCTGCATTGGAAGCCACTGAAAGACAGTTTTTTCGGCTGGTAGGCGCATGTAATCAAATTGCGCAATTCCATGTACATCCTTTTACTATAGAAGGCTTACCAAGAGGTACGCAGGCGCAGGAACATATTAATAAATATTATGAGTCCTTCGCACAAATCAGAGAGGATGGTCTGGATGCGCTTGTCATTAGTGGCGCTAACGTTACCAAAGCACATTTACAGGAAGAAGCATTCTGGGAACCTTTAATTGAAGTGTTTACCTGGGCAAACGAAAATGTCACCTCCATTTTATGCTCGTGTCTGGCTACCCATGCTGTATTTCAGTACTGCTATGGTATTGAACGCAGCCGTTTGCCTGATAAACGTTGGGGTGTGTTTTCACACAAAGTGATAGACCGCTCTCATCCGTTAATGGCTGAAATTAACACTCGCTTTGATGTTCCACATTCGCGCTACAACGAAATTTTTCAGACGGATATGGAAAAATTTGGCCTGAAAATATTAGTGGCCAGTAAAGAAGCCGGAGTACATCTAGCTGTATCGCCCGATGGCTTTCGTATTGTTTATTTTCAAGGACATCCAGAGTACGACGACATTAGCTTACTTAAAGAGTATAAACGCGAAGTGTTACGCTATTATCGTTACGAACGCGAGGATTACCCGCCCTACCCTGCGCATTATTTTGATACTGAGGTGCAGCAACTGTTAAGCGATTATTGCCACGAAGTAAACTATGCCAAACAGCACGGCACAGATCTGGCACGCATGCCTGAAGACCAGATCATCAAACACCTAGATAATACTTGGCGTGATTCGGCCAAGGCGGTATTTAACAATTGGCTGGGCAAAGTTTATCAAATTACCAACGAAGATCGTCGCCTACCTTTTATGGACGATATAGACCCAAATAATCCACTGGGGCTATAA
- a CDS encoding nucleoside deaminase, which yields MHAFFLQQAVELASNNVSEGGGPFGALVVKNQQIIAASGNRVSANQDPTAHAEIMAIRKACLVLQDFQLTNCTLYTSCEPCPMCLGAIYWARLSAVYYACDRLHASAAGFDDGFIYDEIPKLPAERTIGMYYLETTNPEQPFKTWQSLTHKICY from the coding sequence ATGCATGCATTTTTTTTACAACAGGCAGTGGAACTGGCAAGTAATAATGTCAGCGAAGGCGGCGGACCTTTTGGTGCCTTGGTGGTTAAAAACCAGCAAATTATTGCTGCCAGTGGTAATCGGGTCAGTGCCAATCAAGACCCTACCGCACATGCAGAAATTATGGCGATTAGGAAAGCCTGCCTGGTATTACAGGATTTCCAGCTAACGAACTGTACCCTCTATACCAGTTGCGAACCCTGCCCAATGTGTCTGGGCGCTATTTATTGGGCGCGACTTTCTGCTGTTTATTATGCTTGTGACCGTTTACATGCCTCTGCAGCAGGATTTGACGATGGTTTTATTTATGACGAAATACCCAAGTTACCGGCAGAACGAACTATAGGTATGTATTATTTAGAAACAACTAACCCCGAACAACCTTTTAAAACCTGGCAGAGTTTAACCCATAAAATTTGTTATTAA
- a CDS encoding thiopurine S-methyltransferase — protein MQHDFWHQRWDQNQIGFHNHQVNPYLQRFWSTLSLKPGSRVFVPLCGKSNDMLWLLAQGYQVVAAELSPVAVAAFFAENNLHPTIRRQGEVLLYEIDGLQLYCADFFDLSSAQLGHIDAVYDRASLVALPPEMRLDYVYHLSSLLESGQQILLVTFVYEQHEMTGPPFSVLSTEVDFLYGKWCSVNKLTSEDVLQQELHFKQRGLSSLHEQVYQLVVR, from the coding sequence ATGCAACATGATTTCTGGCATCAACGATGGGATCAAAATCAAATTGGTTTTCATAATCATCAAGTAAACCCCTATTTACAACGCTTCTGGTCCACACTGTCACTTAAACCAGGCAGTCGGGTGTTTGTACCCTTATGTGGTAAGAGCAATGATATGCTCTGGCTATTGGCCCAAGGTTATCAAGTGGTTGCAGCAGAATTAAGTCCTGTGGCGGTCGCAGCGTTTTTCGCGGAAAATAATTTACACCCTACCATTCGTCGTCAGGGAGAAGTGTTACTGTATGAGATTGATGGGTTGCAGCTCTATTGCGCTGATTTTTTTGACCTGAGTTCTGCTCAACTGGGGCATATTGATGCCGTTTATGATAGAGCGTCTTTGGTTGCTTTACCGCCGGAAATGCGTCTTGATTATGTTTATCATCTCTCGTCATTGCTGGAGTCTGGGCAGCAAATTTTGCTGGTTACCTTTGTTTATGAGCAGCATGAAATGACTGGACCACCGTTTAGTGTCCTCAGCACAGAAGTCGACTTTTTGTATGGTAAATGGTGCAGTGTGAATAAGTTAACCAGCGAAGACGTACTTCAGCAAGAACTGCACTTTAAACAACGCGGTCTGAGTTCGTTGCACGAACAGGTTTACCAACTGGTTGTGCGTTAA
- a CDS encoding thioredoxin family protein → MTIIRSFLMFLLCMGLASADSLAFTQSTFDKLQAQGLPVLISIHADWCPTCRAQAPIVAKLLKQSEYQPINALTVDFDQQKSVVNAFKATMQSTLIVFKGGKEVGRSVGDTSVAGIENLLKKAL, encoded by the coding sequence ATGACTATAATACGCTCGTTCCTGATGTTTTTGTTATGCATGGGTTTAGCTAGCGCTGACAGTCTGGCTTTTACTCAGTCAACGTTTGACAAACTGCAAGCACAAGGTTTACCTGTTCTAATTTCCATCCATGCTGATTGGTGTCCTACCTGTCGAGCACAGGCACCTATTGTTGCCAAGTTACTGAAACAAAGCGAGTATCAACCTATTAACGCACTCACTGTCGATTTCGATCAACAAAAATCAGTAGTCAATGCTTTTAAAGCCACCATGCAAAGTACACTAATTGTGTTTAAAGGCGGTAAAGAAGTGGGGCGTAGCGTGGGTGATACCAGTGTTGCAGGCATCGAAAACCTGCTTAAAAAAGCGTTATGA
- a CDS encoding cytochrome c biogenesis CcdA family protein, which produces MFTELAIYGLSLIAGILSTLSPCVLPLLPILAGAALNTHRLGLYALAGGLALSYTLIGLLLAAMGSVLGLDPALVRNLAALLLIVFGAILISERLQTLFSAATAKFSSAGQPWLAQISGDNLTGQFMLGLLLGVVWSPCVGPTLGAAMTLASQGGNLFHTGMVMLFFGTGASLPLIALGSLSQQGLFSNKTKLLLTGKKGKMLFGGLLIGAGILIISGLDKLLEIWILNHAPEWLTRLTIAI; this is translated from the coding sequence ATGTTCACGGAATTAGCGATTTACGGGCTTAGTTTAATTGCCGGAATTTTATCCACCTTATCTCCCTGCGTATTACCTTTATTACCCATTCTAGCCGGAGCAGCACTAAATACCCACCGCTTGGGCTTGTATGCACTGGCAGGAGGCTTGGCGCTATCCTACACCCTAATTGGCTTACTGTTGGCCGCCATGGGCAGTGTTCTGGGCTTGGATCCCGCTTTGGTGCGCAATCTGGCCGCCTTGTTATTAATTGTCTTTGGTGCCATTTTAATCTCTGAGCGTTTACAAACCTTATTTAGCGCAGCAACTGCAAAATTTAGCAGTGCCGGACAACCCTGGTTAGCACAAATTTCCGGTGACAATTTAACCGGGCAATTTATGCTTGGCTTGCTATTAGGGGTGGTATGGAGTCCGTGTGTTGGTCCTACGTTGGGTGCAGCGATGACTTTAGCCAGTCAAGGCGGCAATCTATTTCATACCGGCATGGTGATGCTATTTTTTGGCACGGGTGCCAGTTTACCGTTAATAGCTTTAGGTAGCTTGTCTCAACAGGGTTTGTTTTCCAACAAAACCAAACTGTTGTTAACGGGTAAAAAGGGAAAAATGTTGTTTGGTGGTCTATTGATTGGTGCAGGTATATTGATTATTAGCGGGCTGGATAAATTGCTTGAAATATGGATATTAAATCACGCCCCTGAATGGCTAACACGGCTTACTATTGCTATCTGA
- a CDS encoding TIGR02450 family Trp-rich protein, whose translation MQTTTRYINPKKLLLSKWTAVNPQHKEKHFIVTKTVEPEPPNTLVEQIELEAIYSRRIFIISWRELTEVGRWLQGWK comes from the coding sequence ATGCAAACAACCACTCGCTACATAAATCCTAAAAAACTATTGTTAAGTAAATGGACTGCGGTTAATCCACAGCACAAAGAAAAACATTTTATCGTGACCAAAACCGTTGAACCTGAACCGCCCAATACTCTGGTTGAGCAAATCGAACTTGAAGCTATTTATTCGCGGCGTATTTTTATAATCTCCTGGCGAGAATTGACCGAAGTTGGACGCTGGTTACAAGGTTGGAAGTAA